GCTGCGCGGCGAGGCGCTGGCCTCGATCGTCGCGCTGAAGCTGGCCAAGCTGGCCAAGCGGCTGGAGACCGGCCACAAGCTGGCGGCGACGATCGACGAGGCGGTGCACAAGCAGATCGCCGACCGCTGCCTCGAGGTCGAAACCGGCGCCCGCAACATCGACTTCATCCTGCAGGGAACGCTGCTGCCGCTCCTCTCGCGCGAGATCCTGGCGCGGGCGGCGTCGGGGCGGCCCGCCTCCCGCCTCGC
This genomic window from bacterium contains:
- a CDS encoding type VI secretion system ATPase TssH, producing LRGEALASIVALKLAKLAKRLETGHKLAATIDEAVHKQIADRCLEVETGARNIDFILQGTLLPLLSREILARAASGRPASRLAVGLDESGEFRVEMN